Proteins from one Impatiens glandulifera chromosome 2, dImpGla2.1, whole genome shotgun sequence genomic window:
- the LOC124923837 gene encoding auxin-responsive protein SAUR68-like, with protein MIASNKLVNMVSRWREWAATSRKRIADTKSFEKGHFAVYTSEGKRFVVPLAYLNNLVMLEIFRMAEEEYGVDGNGPIVLPFDGAFMEYAISLIKRSNSGEDIEERLIVMSMLPCGRLCLSSSLFVQHDQTVCSF; from the coding sequence ATGATTGCATCCAACAAGCTCGTGAACATGGTTAGTAGGTGGAGAGAATGGGCAGCTACAAGCAGGAAACGAATTGCGGACACAAAAAGCTTTGAGAAAGGTCATTTTGCGGTTTACACAAGCGAAGGAAAACGGTTTGTGGTTCCATTGGCCTATCTCAATAATCTTGTCATGTTGGAAATCTTTAGAATGGCTGAAGAGGAATATGGAGTGGATGGGAATGGTCCAATTGTGCTTCCCTTTGATGGTGCCTTTATGGAATATGCTATTTCTTTGATAAAAAGATCAAACTCCGGTGAAGATATAGAGGAGAGGCTGATCGTGATGTCAATGTTGCCCTGCGGTCGGTTATGTTTATCGTCTTCTTTGTTTGTCCAACATGATCAAACTGTCTGCAGCTTTTGA